TAATATAGCGATCTTGTGCGTGGTTCTGGTTGCAGAATTTGTAAAGGGTGGCAGCTCAGATCTTGGCAAATGGCAATGGATCAATGATTGTTTCTTAGATGCAAAATTTTTTCCGGTTACTTTTTTAATATTTCGATACCATTGAGAGAGGTTCCTGTCAACATCTTGGTTGCCGGCTTTGAGAAGAATCATTTTCAGTTTTGCTCATCCTTTTATGTCTTGTAATTTGGATAGCTCTGTTAAGACTCAGATGGCTGTTACTTTTTTCACAAATCCACTTGGTAGTGGGGATTATAACGGATCCAACAGGATGGAAAGGAAACCAACCGGAAGGAGACGTGTTTTTGTGCAGACAGAAGCAGGTTGTGTGCTAGGTATGGAGTTGGACCGGAGCGACAATGCTCATACACTGAAGAGGAGGTTACAGATTGCCATTAATTTTCCTATTGAGGAGAGTTCCTTGACTTTTGGCGATAAGGTGCTGAAGAATGATCTGAGTTCCATTCGAAATGATTCCGCTCTCCTGCTGACAAGGAATTTACTCCATCGAAGCTCTTCAACTCCATGTTTGTCACCCACTGGTAGCAACGTCCAACAGAGAGATCAGAGTGGGCCAATAGAGATATTGGGGCATTCAAACCGTTTTGCCGAGACAAAACAACTTGTTAAGAAAATCATCAAGGCAATCAACagtggagttgatccagtccctgTTCATAGTGGGCTTGGAGGAGCTTATTATTTCAGAAACAGCAGAGGTGAGAGTGTTGCCATTGTGAAGCCCACAGACGAGGAACCATTCGCGCCTAACAATCCAAAAGGCTTTGTTGGCAAAGTTCTAGGTCAACCTGGCTTAAAGCGCTCTGTTAGGGTTGGGGAAACAGGGTTCAGAGAAGTGGCTGCTTATCTTCTCGATCACGATCATTTTGCTAATGTTCCACCCACGGCCCTGGTCAAGATAACTCACTCCGTCTTCAATGTGAATGATGGTGTGAATGGAAACAAGCCTCAAAACAAGAATCTTGTCAGCAAGATTGCATCCTTCCAACAGTTCATTCCACATGATTATGATGCTAGTGACCATGGAACCTCAAGTTTCCCCATTTCTGCTGTGCATCGAATTGGCATTTTAGACATTAGGATTCTTAACACAGATAGGCATGCAGGTAATCTGTTAGTTAGGAAGCTTGATGACGATGAAAGATTCGGTCAAGTGGAATTGATTCCCATTGATCACGGCCTCAGTTTGCCAGAGAGTTTGGAAGATCCGTATTTCGAGTGGATTCATTGGCCTCAGGCATCAATCCCGTTCTCTGACTATGAACTTGAGTACATAAAAGATCTTGACCCTGTTCGTGACTCAGAGATGTTGCGGAATGAACTCCCTGTGATTCGAGAAGCTTGTTTGCGTGTCTTATTCCTTTGTACAATTTTTCTCAAGGAAGCTGCCGCAAATGGGCTGTGTCTTGCTGAGATCGGGGAGATGATGAGTAGGGAGTTCCGCACTAGTGAGGAGGAACCTAGTGAGCTTGAGGTTATATGCATCGAGGCTAGAAGGCTCATCTCCGAGGAGATGTCATCTTCCAGAGATAAAACAGATTTTGACGAGTTTCAATTTGACTTAGATTGCGAAGATGGTGGATATGAGTTCACCCCAAAATTGGGTTCTGAAAACTTTGTGGCAGGGAACCCATTCCATTTTGGATTTGGAAGCTTTAATTTACATGCTCCACTTTCTAAGCTTGAAGAAAGTATCGAGGAGGAAAATGAAGGAGAAGACGAGGAGCATAGTTTGATCAATGCTCCACTCCTATCGAATAATCCAAGTATTTCAAAGCTGTCCATGTCTCTGAAAAATATTAGCTTAGTCAGTAAGAACCAGAAGTTCCCAAAATTACCAGGATCAAAGCCCGATTACAGCTATTCTCTGAATTCATTGTCTTGCCACAGAAGTGCAAACGAGCAGCTTCCAGCAAGCGTGAATTTTGTGAAGCTAGCCAACATGACTGATGAAGAATGGGGACTGTTCTTGGAGAAATTCCAGGAGTTGCTTCACCCTGCATTTGCCCAGAAGAAGCCCGTCACCCTCTATCAGCATCAGAGACAAAGGCTGGGCACTTCTTGCCGGTTTTGAGAGTACGATACAAGTTCCATATAGACGTGTTATTACAGTTTGAATGCGAGTTTAGGGCAGTGAAAGCGATGGTGTAAATATTTCTCCGACGATGCTGCTGTGTGAAAGGCCTCTCTGGATGTTGGTTTTTTCCCCACCGGTTTTTTGGAGTTCTAACTTTTCTTAATTTCACTCGTCGAACTCTGTCAGATAAATAATTTGTAGAACTTAAATCATTGAGAGGAAATCTATGTTGTAAATATCATAGATATCCGCTTTGAATGTGGTCCTTATATGTTCGTGCTCTTTGCGTATTATTTTCAACTGTTTTTACCATTTTACAAACTATTATtactgtatatatatgtatatatacgtatgtgtgtatttttaaaattttactttagGTCAGTTGGTTGCATGTGGAGTAATGTTTTGGCGTTGGTTAAAAGCTGTTGAGCTTTTAGACAAGGACGAACGGTAATAAAGCCAAGTAGGATAAGGTGTTGAATATGTCATGCGACTTCATCGTAATATAATTGTCTGTACGCTAAACATATGAAGCCAAAGGTATTTGCATTAGCTGTGGGGGTAGTCATCTTCATGCATCAAATCCAATATTTTTTCATCCTTTCAAAAAACAGTTTAATATTTTcgactttttttttaatcttttttcaTCTTGAATGAAAGATCCAGTCATCGTCAAATTGATAATTGATACGtgatatttgaataatattGAAAAACAACGACTTGTTTCAGGGTTCATCTGTCTTTCTTATATATTTAAAGCTGCGTTTGAATGTTTGGTATGATGGTTAAGAATTAGATAATTTAGATTTTGTTGATGAATTGACTAAATTGTCCTTCCACTATTGCGACGGCGGGTCGCCCGGCGGTGTGGTGGCCTGTCGGAGGCGACGGTGGTGGTCGACCGGTGGCGACGGCGGCGGTCGGCGTCCGCGGCCGATGGCGGCGACGGCGTCGGCCAGCGGAGGCGGCAGTGGTCATCGATGGCGGCGGTCGGCCGTGGATGTGGTCGGCCGACGGCGGTCGGCCGGGGGGTGGGGGGGTGGGGTGGTCGGCCGATGGCGGCGGCAGCGACGGCGGGTGGTCGGCTGGCGGTGGTCGACGGTCGGTGGTAGGAAttggtggtgagtttggatttaggagaaatgtaaaatatgaaaaataggATGGATTAAGAGTATGATAAATAATCTTAGGGGTGAGGAGTGATTATTTTAACccacctaatataacctaatcattcatatgAGGGATTGATAtggttaaataaaaaacgtACCAAACATGAGATTAggtgtgttaaaaaaaaaaaacccacctAATCAAGGCAACCAAACGGTGTCTTACATGATTATAGCTGTTGGACAAGTCAGACAATCAATTTAACATGTCatttggaaaaatattttaaattttaattaaaattatatgcaaaattTGAAtgcaaataaatttaattaaagttACTGTAATCTTAAGAGCTTGTGTGTTTCTCCTTTCGTGGGGACTTATGatacaaaaaaaacaaaaacatgattcatttagcattgaagattttatcatcaattaattgaattttttttttacgacAAATCTTTTAAGTTAAAAATATCAAACCCAATATTTACATTGAAGATTTTATCACCATAACCTTTTCAAttaaaaatttcagaaaatatcAACGCTAACTTGAAAGAATTCATTCAAgataagtaatttttttataaaaaaatactaGAAAGATCAAATAATTACCATTCACCGGAGAATTAAAAcaatttgagtaggtctcttgtgagacgctctcacgaatatttatctatgagatgagtcaaccctaccgatattaataataaagagtaatactcttagcataaaaaataatacttttcaatggatgacccaaataaaaggatcgtctcacaaaatacgatccgtgagaccgtctcacacaagtttttgccatacgTGTAGGAATTGATAATTTTATTATTCGATCCATACCATCAAGAAACTCTAAATTTTGTATACTTCATTCTTcggaaaagaaaatcaaataaattaaaagcttgaaattatctaaataaaataattgaaatagaATAGGAAAAGTAAATATATAGTAGGATTGATGAAAAGGCATATtagtttaataaaaatatggactAATTAAGTGTGggtaattttgaaaaaaaaaagctcTTGATTTCAGTTGGCACATCCAAGATTCAAGTTAatatcttcaaaaaaaaaaaaaatcaagttaaTACCTTCAAAATTTTAAGATTTTCCCATGGTTGAATCCAAGAAATTTGACAAATAAATCATATTATATAGtcgatcaatttttttttaaaaaaaaactattgcgaaatttgaatttttcttttagtaTTTGAGTACCAACCCTTTCTCcttttccaaattttcagaaataatcCTCGTATACTTTTTTAAAAGGCAAAATATATTACaatttgtaggaccgagtgcttaccgctttaccaaaagctatagctggtgataatggtgcaactcaaattttttaaaccgtACAACAGCTCAAACAccatggttcgatcgctctactaagtatggacaattattgcacacaacacaatttaattaaaaaatttcccCCAACTTcctcatatattttttttaaaggaaaaatatattaCTAATTTGAGTAAATCTTCCCCCCAACTTCTTATTGAATTTTTCATCCGAACTAAActaccaaaactatttttaatttCACACTCAAGTAAAAATGATAACCATCTCAAATCTCTACGCTTCGAATTTATCATTAATTTTTACACATGCAACATGCGTGATTCCACcgttaatataataataacaacattAGAATCAAAATAATCCCAAGATTTTTCATAAACCATTTGGAAATATTATTGTAATCtgttttttttaatcttaaatACGCCAAATAAGGTCCGAAACAAAACCCAACGAACAAATCGATGCTGGCGCAGAAAAGGAGATAAGAATGTAAAGTTTGGTAGAAGTCTCCATCGCATGCTGTCCATTCTTAAGGAAAACGAAACCTCTCAATCAATCacttggaaaaaaaataaagaaacatCGCACAAATAGAAAGGGGGCATGCGTGAATCTGGGACCCTTTGTAGGTTTTGTTGACAATAAACCAATTTTATTTCTCATATAATAATTCAAAAAAGAGGAATTATTTCCTAATTTTAAAATGTACATAAAAGATTAATATTGTATgtgtaatatatatttttaatcttaTATTAGAGTGAATTTATTATATGTAGTTTGGATGGCAACGAACGTGGCAGTCTAATCAACTCGATGATCCTTCATATTCTGATAAAATTTATGGTTTTCATGCGAAGAGTGGATTGCAATTTATGTTACAACAAAGAATAACAAATGAAAACATGTGCATTTGTGGGGCTTGGAGGTCTCTTCTGGTTTAATTATTGTATTGGTGATGACTAGGAATTGACTCAACTTGGTTGTTCTATATATTATGTGGAGACATAGTTGTTGGTGTTTGGATCAAGAACTTATCAGTAGACCAAAAATTATACCTGTTAAGtgtaactttatttttttatactcgTGGTAGTGCAGAGTGTGCTAACGGGTCAGACTGTTAGTCCCATGAGTTTGAGAGGCGCGTGTCTATCTGCTGGTACTGTCTCGTATCCCTAAGAGATCGATCTTACCATTTCTCTATAGCCGATCATGTCCCAAATAGAGACAATATTATCCATTAAGATCTGTCGTCACTCTTTTACGGTCCACATAGCCAACTAGATCAAGTAGCGTAACATCAGCAGTTTGACCCACGAGACTTCCCCGGAGGTCACACATTTCAGTATTACTTTCACTCATTATACTTAAATCAATACTCTCCCCTCAAGAAGTATAAAGGCTTGAACTCATGTCCTCACTCTGATACTAATTTTTAGGATCAAATGCTTGCCACTAAGACAAAGATAGAAATGTTAGCGAATGAGCAAGTTTATTTCATTATACTTATGGGAGCGCTAAGTGCACCTACTTGGAAGCTAATGAATCATATTGTTAGGGCCATGAATCCGGGGAGGAGAAGTGTCTATCTGCTGGTCCTGTCTCATATCCCTTAGATATCAGTCTTACCTTTTTTCTACCGTCGGTCATGTCCCAAGCAGATACATTATTACCCGTTAAGATATGATGTCACTCTTTTACTGCCTACTTAGTCAACCAGATCAAGCGGCACAATGTCAACAGCTTGACGTACGAGAACTTCTCGTGAGGCTACGTCATCGCAGTACTACTATTACTCATATACGTTTAACCCAATAATTGGATTCTCAAGATAATACAGGGATCTAATGACATAAAAGAAATTTGAAATGTCATTATGAAATTCAATGAATTGTATAAAAACATTTCTGTATGTTGGGAATGAGCAATTATCAATTTAGGTTATCATGATCATTGATCATGTAATGAGAAGATTGTTTATTCGAGATTGTTGGGAATCAATAATTGTGAATTTGATAATCGGATTGATGtacaatttaattatatttacatactattattataaaatttattttttaaatacgaTAAACACTTGATCTTATAATTGGagttaaaacaaaaattatgaGTTCCATTTTCATCAATCTCGATATGGTGCAGCTATTAGTATTAAGATTGTTTGAAAACAACCATATATGTATTTGATAGAAGAGTGACCACAACATTGAGTTTGAAAATATtacatgatttaaaaatatttgagttgcattaTCAATAATCAACTAAAATTTTGGTTAAATATATCTGGATGAGGAGCATGACAATGTATGTTTTTTGAAGGAGACTGCCAGcaatatcaaatttgaaactgtcatatgattttaaaatatttgaattgcaGTACCATAAACAACTATAAATTTCGACAAAAAATTACTGGATAAAGAAGCATGACAATATATTTCTTTGATAGCAGAGTGACCACACCATCCAATTTGAAACTGTTGTATGCTTTAAAAATATCAGGGTGACGCTATCCTAATAGAagaaatcaaatcagataatacAATATtcgaattattaaaaaaattggtatATAAATTATTGTAATTGACTTAATTAGTACATAATCCAACTAAAAGTATTACCCTTAatctaaatatatttttgagtcTAATTACTCTTAGACAAAAacagacggatctcttatttgggtcatacatgaaaaagtattattttttatgctaaaagtattattttttatggtgaatatcggtaaggttgacccgtctcacacaCTCTTTAttctaaaagtattactttttattgtgaatatcggtagggttgacccgtcttacagataaagattcgtgagaccgtctcacaagagacctacacGCACTcttattaaattcaattaaa
This window of the Primulina tabacum isolate GXHZ01 chromosome 4, ASM2559414v2, whole genome shotgun sequence genome carries:
- the LOC142543538 gene encoding phosphatidylinositol 4-kinase gamma 5-like, whose protein sequence is MSCNLDSSVKTQMAVTFFTNPLGSGDYNGSNRMERKPTGRRRVFVQTEAGCVLGMELDRSDNAHTLKRRLQIAINFPIEESSLTFGDKVLKNDLSSIRNDSALLLTRNLLHRSSSTPCLSPTGSNVQQRDQSGPIEILGHSNRFAETKQLVKKIIKAINSGVDPVPVHSGLGGAYYFRNSRGESVAIVKPTDEEPFAPNNPKGFVGKVLGQPGLKRSVRVGETGFREVAAYLLDHDHFANVPPTALVKITHSVFNVNDGVNGNKPQNKNLVSKIASFQQFIPHDYDASDHGTSSFPISAVHRIGILDIRILNTDRHAGNLLVRKLDDDERFGQVELIPIDHGLSLPESLEDPYFEWIHWPQASIPFSDYELEYIKDLDPVRDSEMLRNELPVIREACLRVLFLCTIFLKEAAANGLCLAEIGEMMSREFRTSEEEPSELEVICIEARRLISEEMSSSRDKTDFDEFQFDLDCEDGGYEFTPKLGSENFVAGNPFHFGFGSFNLHAPLSKLEESIEEENEGEDEEHSLINAPLLSNNPSISKLSMSLKNISLVSKNQKFPKLPGSKPDYSYSLNSLSCHRSANEQLPASVNFVKLANMTDEEWGLFLEKFQELLHPAFAQKKPVTLYQHQRQRLGTSCRF